A stretch of Xenopus laevis strain J_2021 chromosome 8S, Xenopus_laevis_v10.1, whole genome shotgun sequence DNA encodes these proteins:
- the hcfc1.S gene encoding uncharacterized protein LOC494675, translated as MAATPALSTAGALQPRWKRVVGWSGPVPRPRHGHRAVAIKELIVVFGGGNEGIVDELHVYNTSTNQWFIPAVRGDIPPGCAAYGFVCDGTRLLVFGGMVEYGKYSNDLYELQASRWEWKRLKAKAPKNGPPPCPRLGHSFSLVGSKCYLFGGLANDSEDPKNNIPRYLNDLYILELRAGSGVVAWDVPITYGILPPPRESHTAVVYTDKDNKKSRLVIYGGMSGCRLGDLWILDIDTLTWSKPSLNGVAPLPRSLHSATTILNKMYVFGGWVPLVMDDVKVATHEKEWKCTNTLACLNLESMSWEHIVIDTLEDNIPRARAGHCAVAINTRLYIWSGRDGYRKAWNNQVCCKDLWYLETEKPPAPARVQLVRANTNSLEVSWGAVPTADSYLLQLQKYDIPAAAAAMSPANPVPSVPVNPPKSPAPASAAPTVQQVAHTGITLLPQAASLPPTTATIQVLPTMPGSPIAVSAALRTQAVPAVLKVGGQQSTLSTPLVTVRPANQISKAPVTVTSLPPGVRMVVPAQSTQGAPIGSSQPMSGMAALAAAAAATQKIPPSSAPTMLGVPAGATMVKSVAVPSGVTSLPTTVKVASSPIMVSNPATRMLKTAAAQVGTSVPGSNTQNRPIITVHKSGTVTVAQQAQVVTTVVGGVTKTITLVKSPISVPGGSALISNLGKMMSVVQTKPVQTSAITGQASTGPLTQIIQTKGPLPAGTILKLVTSADGKPATIITTTQAGGTGTKPTILGISSVSPNTTKPGTTTIIKTIPMSAIITQAGATGVTSTAGIKSPITILTTKMGTSGTGTPAKIITAVPKHTATLGQQGLTQVVLKGAPGQPGTILRTVPMSGMRLVTPVSAVKPTVTTLVVKGTTGVTTLGTVSGTVSTSLAGGGVHNSASLATPINTLGTIATLSSQVINPGAITMSAAQTSLTAASGLSTPTITMQPLSQPTQVTLITTPSGVEAQPVHDLPVSILASPTSDQPTATVTIADSGQGDQPGTVTLVCSNPPCETHETGTTNTATTSLVNLSSIVQQPGGTLQFVCEGQEPGTYVATSLAQANGSVVRVCSNPPCETHETGTTQTSTTAMASIGQTGIVTRVCSNPPCETHETGTTQTPTTAMSNIGSGEMGTVTRICSNPPCETHETGTTQTSTTAMANMDSGQGESSKKICSNPPCETHETGTTPTATTARSNIGKEQTDNTQRLSKPPCETMQTVSTHTVMTVPDSFTSGLTSSNLPCETHETNITSTTTDVTANVGTDQSQNVVNVCSDPRSETYETGTINTPTTARSNIGSGQTENANETPCETHQVTSTQTRMTISESNKVPSSSSEANDIVEDNQTGSSVCSNPSCETHETNTTNTSTTSRSNIGAEQAANIQQLSKNTDQVISAGSTKTEPNILEQRVCSNPPCETHETNTTNTATTSTSNIDNQPTAPPTQQVCSNPPCETHETGTTHTATTVTASMGTNEDQPPASGEEEEQQSEQADESIQSSNISTGSSSSPVTIVAVAATASSSPVHSTVPAVSRAVTTVTQSRQLPGPSVPNISSITEPSSDVAVQGSEAVSCPEQSKAPLSSDILQPSKDVQSEAEALQQPMDSAVPEHNAAELHAAIEAESSQNAAVAAEQHAVEQLSLPQELMAEGQTTTLMVTGLTPEELAVTAAAEAAAQAAATEEAQALAIQAVLQAAQQAVMGFQAASGEPMDTSDVAHAELRHLTTEGPTTTIPIVLTQQELAALVQQQQLQEQQQIQQHQLQQQQLQQLQQQQLQQQQQLHQQQLQHLQQLHHVPTEALAPADSLNDPASESNGLSELTSAVTNAVALLPTTATDNLTVSNTFTAPQPVVIASPAKLQAAAALTEVANGIESKQDSPPQQAKAPVKKENQWFDVGVIKATNMMVTHYYLPADDSVNDDDSVVLPDYSQLKKQELQPGTAYKFRVAGVNACGRGPYSEISAFKTCLPGFPGAPCAIKISKSPDGAHLTWEPPSVTSGKIIEYSVYLAIQSSQASGEQKSTPAQLAFMRVYCGPNPSCLVQSSSLSNAHIDYTTKPAIIFRIAARNEKGYGPATQVRWLQESNKDGSAGKPANKRPVSSPDMKTAPKKAKSDHA; from the exons ATGGCTGCGACTCCGGCCCTATCGACAGCAGGTGCTTTACAGCCTCGCTGGAAGAGAGTAGTTGGATGGTCAGGCCCTGTGCCTAGGCCGAGGCATGGACACAGAGCTGTGGCTATTAAGGAACTTATTGTGGTTTTTGGAGGAGGAAACGAGGGCATCGTGGACGAGCTGCATGTTTATAACACGT CCACAAACCAGTGGTTTATTCCAGCTGTGAGAGGTGACATACCGCCTGGATGTGCCGCCTATGGATTTGTCTGTGATGGGACACGTTTACTTGTGTTTGGAGGAATGGTGGAGTATGGGAAGTACAGCAATGACCTATATGAGTTGCAG gcAAGCAGATGGGAATGGAAAAGACTTAAAGCCAAAGCACCCAAGAATGGTCCACCGCCATGTCCTCGTCTTGGACACAGTTTCTCATTGGTTGGAAGCAAATGCTATCTTTTTGGTGGGCTTGCTAATGATAGTGAGGACCCCAAGAACAACATTCCTAG GTACCTTAATGATCTTTACATCTTGGAGTTGCGCGCTGGCTCTGGAGTTGTAGCTTGGGATGTTCCTATAACATATGGTATTCTGCCGCCACCTCGTGAGTCCCACACTGCAGTGGTTTACACGGACAAAGATAACAAGAAGTCCCGTCTGGTAATATACGGGGGTATGAGTGGATGCAGACTTGGAGATCTTTGGATTTTGGATATAG ATACTCTGACCTGGAGCAAACCAAGTCTGAATGGTGTTGCACCTCTCCCAAGAAGTCTTCATTCTGCCACAACTATATTGAATAA AATGTATGTCTTTGGAGGATGGGTGCCTCTTGTAATGGATGATGTTAAGGTAGCTACCCATGAGAAAGAATGGAAATGCACTAATACACTTGCGTGCCTCAACCTTG AGAGTATGTCATGGGAGCATATAGTAATAGACACCTTAGAGGATAACATTCCACGTGCTCGTGCAGGCCATTGTGCAGTGGCCATCAATACACGTCTTTATATTTGGAGTGGTCGAGATGGTTACCGCAAAGCCTGGAACAACCAGGTTTGTTGCAAGGACCTGTGGTACCTTGAAACAG AGAAACCACCTGCACCTGCTCGTGTACAACTGGTAAGAGCAAACACCAATTCCCTGGAGGTTAGCTGGGGGGCTGTGCCCACTGCAGACAGTTACTTATTGCAGCTACAAAAGTATGACATACCAGCTGCTGCTGCAGCAATGTCTCCAGCCAATCCAGTTCCATCTGTGCCAGTGAATCCACCCAAGAGCCCTGCACCTGCATCTGCAGCTCCAACAGTACAGCAGGTTGCTCACACTGGTATCACCCTTTTACCGCAAGCAGCCTCTTTACCTCCCACAACAGCCACAATCCAGGTCTTGCCTACTATGCCTGGGAGTCCTATTGCAGTGTCTGCTGCTCTTCGCACACAAG CTGTCCCAGCTGTCCTTAAAGTTGGAGGCCAGCAGTCCACTCTGAGCACGCCTCTAGTTACTGTAAGGCCAGCTAATCAGATTAGTAAAGCTCCTGTTACAGTCACTTCTCTCCCGCCTGGTGTGCGTATGGTTGTTCCTGCACAGAGCACCCAGGGAGCT CCTATTGGCAGTAGTCAGCCAATGAGTGGCATGGCTGCTcttgctgcagctgctgctgcaaCACAGAAGATACCCCCTTCCTCTGCACCCACCATGCTTGGTGTCCCTGCTGGAGCTACTATGGTGAAATCTGTGGCTGTGCCCTCTGGAGTCACCTCACTTCCCACTACTGTCAAAGTGGCATCCTCTCCAATAATG GTCAGCAACCCAGCAACCCGTATGTTGAAAACAGCCGCTGCACAAGTTGGAACTTCAGTTCCTGGTAGCAATACACAGAATCGTCCAATAATCACGGTGCATAAGTCAGGAACTGTGACTGTTGCCCAACAAGCCCAGGTTGTAACCACTGTGGTGGGCGGTGTTACCAAAACCATCACTCTAGTTAAGAGTCCCATCTCTGTTCCTGGTGGCAGTGCTTTG ATATCCAATCTTGGGAAAATGATGTCTGTTGTCCAGACTAAACCAGTGCAAACCTCTGCAATTACAGGGCAGGCATCCACTGGACCATTGACACAGATCATACAG ACCAAAGGACCGCTACCCGCAGGAACAATACTGAAGCTTGTAACATCTGCTGATGGGAAACCCGCAACTATAATTACCACCACGCAAGCTGGAGGCACAGGCACCAAGCCTACCATCCTGGGTATTAGCAGTGTTTCTCCAAATACCACTAAGCCTGGGACTACCACCATTATTAAGACAATTCCCATGTCTGCCATTATCACCCAAGCAGGTGCCACAG GTGTAACAAGCACTGCTGGTATTAAGTCACCAATTACCATTCTTACAACCAAAATGGGGACCTCTGGCACTGGAACCCCAGCCAAAATAATTACAGCTGTTCCGAAACATACAGCTACTCTTGGACAACAAGGATTAACACAG gtggTCCTAAAAGGAGCTCCTGGGCAGCCTGGCACAATTCTTCGTACTGTCCCAATGAGTGGCATGAGACTTGTCACTCCAGTTTCTGCAGTGAAACCTACTGTCACTACCCTTGTTGTGAAAGGCACCACAG GTGTCACCACTCTTGGCACTGTTTCAGGGACTGTTTCAACAAGTTTAGCCGGAGGTGGGGTTCATAACAGTGCTTCTCTCGCAACACCAATAAACACTCTGGGCACAATTGCTACGCTCTCCAGTCAGGTGATCAACCCTGGTGCCATTACTATGTCTGCAGCTCAGACTTCCCTCACTGCAGCATCTGGACTGTCCACTCCCACCATTACCATGCAG CCGCTTTCTCAGCCTACACAAGTGACATTAATTACAACTCCTAGTGGTGTTGAGGCCCAGCCTGTTCACGATCTTCCAGTGTCCATACTGGCTTCACCAACTTCTGACCAGCCCACAGCTACTGTAACTATTGCAGATTCTGGCCAAGGAGACCAACCTGGCACTGTCACTTTGGTTTGCTCCAACCCACCTTGTGAAACTCATGAGACTGGAACCACCAATACTGCCACCACCAGTCTTGTAAATCTCAGCAGCATTGTCCAGCAACCTGGTGGCACTTTACAATTTGTTTGTGAAGGTCAAGAGCCTGGAACATATGTAGCAACTTCTTTAGCACAAGCAAATGGCAGTGTGGTGAGAGTTTGCTCAAATCCTCCATGTGAAACCCATGAAACAGGAACTACCCAGACATCAACTACAGCCATGGCCAGTATTGGCCAAACAGGAATAGTCACAAGGGTTTGCTCCAACCCACCTTGTGAAACCCATGAAACTGGAACCACTCAAACTCCAACAACAGCTATGTCAAATATCGGCAGTGGGGAGATGGGAACTGTGACCAGAATTTGTTCAAATCCCCCTTGTGAAACCCATGAAACAGGAACTACTCAAACTTCTACCACAGCGATGGCAAATATGGACAGTGGGCAGGGTGAAAGCAGTAAGAAAATTTGCTCTAATCCACCGTGTGAGACTCATGAAACAGGCACAACTCCAACAGCTACAACAGCTAGATCAAATATTGGCAAAGAACAAACAGACAATACTCAAAGGCTGTCTAAACCGCCATGTGAGACGATGCAAACTGTATCTACCCATACAGTCATGACTGTGCCTGATAGCTTTACCAGTGGACTGACTAGTTCCAACCTTCCTTGTGAAACACATGAGACGAATATCACCAGCACAACCACAGATGTAACTGCTAACGTCGGAACAGACCAGTCACAAAATGTTGTTAATGTATGCTCTGACCCACGTTCAGAGACCTATGAAACTGGCACCATTAATACTCCTACCACAGCAAGATCTAACATTGGTTCTGGGCAAACGGAGAATGCCAATGAAACGCCCTGTGAGACCCATCAGGTGACTTCCACACAAACCAGGATGACCATATCGGAGTCAAATAAAGTACCATCTTCAAGTAGTGAGGCCAACGATATTGTTGAAGACAACCAAACTGGGAGCTCTGTGTGTTCCAATCCATCCTGTGAGACTCATGAAACTAACACCACCAATACCTCAACTACTTCTAGGTCCAACATTGGGGCAGAGCAGGCTGCAAATATCCAGCAGCTTTCCAAGAACACAGACCAGGTGATCTCTGCAGGAAGTACAAAGACTGAACCAAACATCCTAGAGCAGCGGGTGTGCTCCAACCCTCCTTGTGAAACCCATGAAACCAATACTACCAACACTGCAACAACATCAACATCTAATATAGACAACCAGCCTACTGCTCCTCCTACTCAGCAAGTCTGCTCTAACCCTCCTTGTGAAACTCACGAGACTGGAACAACCCATACGGCCACCACAGTTACAGCCAGCATGGGAACCAACGAAG ATCAGCCACCTGCcagtggggaagaagaagaacaaCAGTCTGAGCAGGCTGATGAATCTATCCAAAGCAGCAACATCAGTACTGGGTCCTCATCCTCCCCTGTTACTATAGTGGCTGTAGCTGCTACCGCATCCTCCTCTCCAGTACACTCTACAGTGCCAGCTGTCTCCAGAGCAGTAACAACTGTAACACAGTCCAGGCAACTTCCTGGACCGTCTGTGCCG AACATCTCTTCTATTACTGAACCATCCTCTGACGTTGCTGTGCAAGGATCTGAAGCAGTTTCGTGCCCGGAGCAGTCAAAAGCTCCACTTTCCTCCGATATTCTTCAGCCATCTAAGGACGTACAATCTGAGGCAGAAGCACTTCAGCAGCCAATGGATAGTGCAGTGCCAGAACACAATGCAGCAGAGCTGCATGCAGCTATTGAAGCAGAATCCAGTCAGAATGCTGCAGTGGCTGCTGAACAACATGCAGTAGAACAGCTGTCTCTTCCTCAAGAACTTATGGCAGAAGGGCAGACAACCACGCTGATGGTGACAGGACTGACACCCGAAGAACTTGCTGTAACTGCTGCAGCAGAGGCAGCAGCTCAAGCCGCAGCAACAGAGGAAGCCCAGGCATTGGCCATCCAAGCTGTGCTACAGGCAGCCCAGCAGGCAGTGATGG GTTTCCAAGCTGCATCTGGGGAACCTATGGATACCTCTGACGTGGCTCATGCTGAGCTGCGTCACCTGACGACTGAAGGGCCTACAACAACCATTCCCATTGTCCTTACACAGCAAGAGCTAGCAGCCTTGGTGCAGCAGCAACAACTCCAGGAGCAACAGCAGATTCAACAACATCAGCTCCAACAGCAGCAGCTTCAGCaactgcaacagcagcagttgcAACAACAGCAACAGCTTcaccagcagcagctgcaacattTACAGCAATTGCACCACGTGCCTACAGAGGCCCTCGCACCAGCTGATAGTCTTAATGATCCTGCCAGTGAAAGCAATGGGCTCAGTGAACTAACTAGTGCTGTGACCAACGCAGTGGCACTTTTGCCAACTACAGCCACTGACA ATTTGACTGTATCCAATACTTTCACAGCTCCTCAACCTGTTGTGATTGCCAGTCCTGCCAAACTGCAGGCTGCAGCTGCTCTAACAGAGGTTGCGAACGGAATTGAATCG aaacagGATTCCCCACCACAACAGGCTAAGGCTCCAGTGAAAAAAGAGAATCAGTGGTTTGATGTGGGAGTAATAAAAGCCACTAATATGATGGTGACACATTATTATCTGCCTGCTGATGACTCTGTTAAtgat GATGACTCTGTTGTTCTGCCGGATTACAGCCAGTTGAAGAAGCAAGAGCTGCAGCCTGGCACAGCTTACAAATTCCGGGTTGCTGGTGTAAATGCTTGTGGTCGTGGACCCTACAGTGAAATATCAGCTTTTAAAACTTGTTTGCCTGGTTTCCCTGGCGCACCATGTGCCATAAAGATCAGCAAG AGCCCTGATGGAGCTCACCTTACCTGGGAGCCTCCCTCTGTGACCTCAGGCAAAATCATAGAGTACTCCGTTTATCTGGCCATCCAGAGCAGCCAAGCCAGTGGAGAACAGAAGTCAACACCAGCTCAGCTGGCTTTCATGAGGGTGTACTGTGGCCCTAACCCTTCTTGTTTGGTGCAGTCCTCCAGTCTTTCCAATGCTCATATAGATTACACCACAAAACCTGCCATAATCTTTCGCATTGCTGCTCGAAATGAAAAGGGCTATGGACCTGCCACCCAAGTCAGGTGGCTGCAGG AATCTAACAAGGATGGATCAGCTGGGAAGCCTGCCAATAAGCGGCCCGTATCCTCCCCTGATAT GAAAACGGCTCCAAAGAAAGCAAAGTCTGATCACGCCTGA